In Hamadaea flava, a genomic segment contains:
- a CDS encoding MFS transporter: MTSTRAATTATYAAFIGSGFAFASWAARIPQVRDQLELEPATLGLVLLAIAAGSLLALPLSGPVVTRFGSAKTVAAMALLLALALTVVALGALAGVFPVVIGLAMLGFANGAWDVAMNVQGTVVERRLGRSIMSRFHAGFSLGTVAGALLGTLMIALNVPVTAHLLGVAVIIAVSIPWYAQRFLDDRAETPEEPGDGTVKPSALTAWREPRTLLVGVFTLAFAFAEGTGNDWISVAAIDGHHVSPALGTLAFAAFLTAMTIGRWFGPGLLDRFGRVPVVRVLCAIGVGGVLLFIFAPNPAYAFAGTLLWGVGVCLGFPVGMSAGGDDPHRAAARVSVIASIGYCAFLAGPPLIGFLGEHLTVLRALIVVAVMLGLAALVADSVRPLPRTPEVEQVDRRKAGAQEQ, translated from the coding sequence ATGACGAGCACGCGCGCCGCGACGACGGCCACCTACGCCGCCTTCATCGGCTCGGGCTTCGCCTTCGCCAGCTGGGCCGCGCGTATTCCGCAGGTCCGCGACCAGCTGGAGCTCGAACCCGCGACGCTCGGTCTGGTGCTGCTCGCCATCGCGGCCGGCTCGCTGCTCGCACTGCCCTTGTCCGGTCCGGTCGTCACGCGGTTCGGCTCGGCCAAGACCGTGGCCGCGATGGCCTTGCTGCTGGCCTTGGCCCTGACCGTAGTCGCGCTCGGCGCGCTCGCCGGCGTCTTCCCGGTCGTCATCGGCCTCGCCATGCTCGGGTTCGCCAACGGCGCGTGGGACGTCGCGATGAACGTGCAGGGCACCGTCGTGGAGCGGCGACTCGGCCGCTCGATCATGTCGCGCTTCCACGCGGGATTCAGCCTGGGCACGGTAGCCGGTGCGCTGCTGGGCACGCTCATGATCGCCTTGAACGTGCCGGTCACCGCACATCTGCTCGGCGTCGCGGTGATCATCGCCGTCAGCATCCCTTGGTACGCACAACGCTTCCTCGACGACCGGGCGGAGACTCCGGAGGAGCCGGGCGACGGCACCGTCAAGCCGAGCGCCCTGACCGCCTGGCGGGAGCCGCGTACGCTGCTCGTCGGGGTGTTCACGCTGGCCTTCGCGTTCGCCGAGGGCACCGGCAACGACTGGATCAGCGTCGCCGCGATCGACGGCCACCACGTCTCCCCCGCCCTGGGCACGCTGGCGTTCGCGGCCTTCCTCACCGCGATGACGATCGGCCGCTGGTTCGGCCCCGGGCTGCTCGACCGCTTCGGACGCGTACCGGTCGTGCGGGTGCTGTGCGCGATCGGGGTCGGCGGCGTGCTGCTGTTCATCTTCGCCCCGAACCCGGCGTACGCGTTCGCCGGAACGCTGCTCTGGGGCGTCGGCGTCTGCCTTGGCTTCCCGGTCGGGATGAGCGCCGGCGGCGACGACCCTCATCGGGCGGCGGCACGGGTCAGCGTCATCGCGTCCATCGGCTATTGCGCGTTCCTCGCCGGGCCGCCGCTGATCGGGTTCCTCGGCGAGCACCTCACGGTGCTGCGCGCGTTGATCGTGGTGGCGGTGATGCTGGGCCTGGCCGCGCTGGTGGCCGACAGCGTACGCCCGCTGCCGCGCACGCCCGAGGTCGAGCAGGTGGACCGCAGAAAAGCCGGCGCGCAGGAGCAGTGA
- a CDS encoding MarR family winged helix-turn-helix transcriptional regulator translates to MRTDPLADAELTYLMGLGFQLVLGEFVRRMDAAGHSDLRPVHGAVFQALKGPGATGTELAERLGVTKQAAGQLVDDLEARGYVRREPHPAGGRRKLVVLTEQAEAHLRAAGRVLHGLEAELEGSLGAAELSQLRTALARLIREMTGDTLPALRPQW, encoded by the coding sequence GTGAGGACCGATCCGCTCGCTGACGCCGAGCTGACCTACCTGATGGGGCTGGGCTTCCAGCTCGTGCTGGGCGAGTTCGTCCGCCGCATGGACGCCGCCGGGCACAGTGATCTGCGTCCCGTCCACGGCGCGGTGTTCCAGGCGCTCAAGGGGCCGGGCGCGACCGGGACCGAACTGGCCGAGCGGCTCGGGGTGACGAAACAGGCCGCCGGGCAGCTCGTCGACGACCTGGAGGCACGCGGCTACGTACGCCGGGAGCCGCATCCGGCCGGGGGCCGCCGCAAGCTCGTCGTCCTCACCGAGCAGGCCGAAGCGCATCTTCGGGCGGCCGGCCGGGTGCTGCACGGGCTGGAGGCCGAACTCGAGGGGAGCCTCGGCGCGGCGGAGCTCAGCCAGTTGCGTACCGCGCTCGCCCGGCTGATCCGCGAGATGACCGGCGACACGCTGCCCGCGCTGCGCCCGCAGTGGTGA
- a CDS encoding cupin domain-containing protein → MRIVSATEDRVITTPAAVTTALAAPSQGSTELCNWRVRMAPGTTGPLHSIDREQLWTVLAGSLSIDSGGVTGHVAAGETVILPPGVDRQVTSGDEVTDVLVCMAVGGVATVPGNPAPVPLPWAR, encoded by the coding sequence ATGAGAATCGTCAGCGCCACCGAAGACCGCGTCATCACCACCCCCGCCGCCGTCACGACCGCCCTCGCGGCGCCGAGCCAAGGCAGCACCGAGCTGTGCAATTGGCGCGTACGCATGGCGCCCGGCACGACCGGGCCACTGCACTCCATCGACCGCGAACAACTCTGGACGGTGCTGGCCGGCTCGCTCAGCATCGACTCCGGCGGCGTCACCGGCCACGTGGCGGCAGGGGAGACCGTGATCCTGCCGCCCGGCGTGGACCGGCAGGTCACCTCCGGCGACGAAGTCACCGACGTCCTGGTCTGCATGGCAGTCGGCGGGGTGGCCACGGTGCCCGGCAACCCCGCTCCCGTGCCGCTGCCGTGGGCGCGCTGA
- a CDS encoding SigE family RNA polymerase sigma factor: protein MTDAGHDRDAEFAEYFAARAAQLRRVAYALCGDWHLAEDLVQHTFVQLYRHWRRIQATTLDAYTRRTLLNAYLSNRRVSKRERIVADVPDLAGAEPSAGPETDVLALLAQLPPRQRAVIVLRHLEDLPIAEVAELVGISEGSVKSQTSRGLALLRSRLVEEA, encoded by the coding sequence GTGACGGATGCCGGGCACGACAGGGATGCCGAGTTCGCGGAGTACTTCGCCGCGCGCGCGGCGCAGCTGCGCCGAGTCGCGTACGCGCTGTGCGGGGACTGGCACCTCGCCGAGGATCTGGTCCAGCACACGTTCGTGCAGCTGTATCGGCATTGGCGACGGATTCAGGCGACCACTCTCGATGCCTACACGCGACGGACGCTGCTCAACGCGTATCTGAGCAATAGGAGGGTGAGCAAGCGCGAACGGATCGTGGCCGACGTGCCGGACCTCGCCGGAGCCGAGCCGTCCGCCGGGCCGGAGACCGATGTGCTGGCGCTGCTCGCGCAGTTGCCGCCGCGGCAGCGCGCGGTGATCGTGTTGCGGCATCTGGAGGACCTGCCGATCGCCGAGGTGGCCGAGTTGGTGGGGATCAGCGAGGGCTCGGTGAAGAGCCAGACCTCGCGGGGTCTGGCGTTGTTGCGGTCGCGACTGGTCGAGGAGGCGTGA
- a CDS encoding MarR family winged helix-turn-helix transcriptional regulator, with translation MADDNRAQTWRELARTYTRVSAALESALQQSHAVSANDFEILSALTSTDGGYLRMQRLADATGLPLSTTSRLVSRLETVGLLARYVCPDDRRGVFTQITPDGRRMQKAAARTFGRTLDQELA, from the coding sequence ATGGCCGACGACAATCGGGCGCAGACCTGGCGCGAGCTCGCCCGGACCTACACCCGGGTCTCGGCCGCGCTGGAGTCGGCGTTGCAACAGAGTCACGCCGTGTCGGCGAACGACTTCGAGATCCTGTCCGCCCTCACTTCCACCGACGGCGGCTATCTGCGTATGCAGCGTCTCGCCGACGCGACCGGGCTGCCGTTGAGCACCACGAGCCGGCTGGTGAGCCGACTGGAAACAGTCGGCCTCCTGGCACGTTACGTGTGTCCCGACGACCGCCGCGGCGTGTTCACGCAGATCACACCGGACGGGCGGCGTATGCAGAAGGCCGCCGCGCGCACCTTCGGCCGGACGCTGGACCAAGAGTTGGCCTGA
- a CDS encoding quinone oxidoreductase family protein, with the protein METSTWKQLEAIMEAYALDTNGGPEVLRRVTIADPVPGAGEVLVRIAYAGVNYAEAEHRRGVFGPAEGWEVPGLEASGQIAAIGSGVEGFRIGQPVAAYLPRFGGYAELVAVAAPFVLPLPQQFDLTAAGGFGCVAPTAYGVVSAAARVSAGDTVLIHAAAGGVGSLAVQIARALGASRLIGTVGDPAKVSYAQRLGYDLVLPRAGFAAEVLDATGGRGVDVVLDPVGGPVREESLTLLAPFGRLVAFGDAAAAPDVELPMLSLWKNNRTAGGYNIGDLARRAPELWRAHALTVLDLVAKGVVRIDVAEVVPWDRVRDVHKRLDAGSTTGKIVLHVADL; encoded by the coding sequence ATGGAAACTTCCACGTGGAAACAATTGGAGGCGATCATGGAGGCGTACGCCCTCGACACCAATGGCGGCCCCGAGGTGCTGCGCCGGGTCACGATAGCCGACCCGGTGCCCGGGGCGGGCGAGGTGCTCGTCCGGATCGCGTACGCCGGCGTGAACTATGCCGAGGCCGAGCACCGGCGCGGAGTGTTCGGCCCGGCCGAGGGCTGGGAGGTGCCGGGGTTGGAGGCGTCCGGGCAGATCGCCGCGATCGGGTCCGGTGTCGAAGGTTTCCGGATCGGCCAGCCCGTCGCCGCCTACCTGCCACGCTTCGGCGGGTACGCCGAGCTGGTGGCGGTCGCTGCGCCCTTCGTGTTGCCGCTGCCTCAGCAGTTTGACCTGACGGCGGCGGGAGGCTTCGGCTGCGTCGCGCCGACGGCGTACGGCGTGGTCTCGGCGGCTGCCCGGGTGTCGGCTGGCGACACGGTGCTGATCCACGCCGCCGCCGGTGGCGTCGGTTCACTGGCGGTGCAGATCGCGCGGGCACTCGGGGCCAGCCGGCTGATCGGCACGGTCGGCGATCCTGCCAAGGTCTCGTACGCCCAGCGCCTGGGCTACGACCTGGTACTGCCTCGGGCGGGCTTCGCGGCGGAGGTGCTGGACGCCACCGGCGGGCGAGGCGTCGACGTCGTCCTCGACCCGGTCGGCGGACCGGTACGCGAGGAGAGCCTGACACTGCTGGCGCCGTTCGGGCGGCTCGTCGCCTTCGGGGACGCCGCCGCGGCGCCGGACGTCGAGCTGCCCATGCTGAGCCTGTGGAAGAACAATCGCACGGCGGGCGGCTACAACATCGGCGACCTGGCTCGGCGCGCGCCGGAACTCTGGCGAGCGCACGCGCTGACCGTGCTCGACCTCGTCGCGAAGGGTGTGGTCCGGATCGACGTCGCCGAGGTCGTCCCGTGGGACCGTGTGCGCGACGTCCACAAGCGACTCGACGCGGGCTCCACGACGGGAAAGATCGTGCTGCACGTCGCCGATCTCTAG
- a CDS encoding MarR family transcriptional regulator, translated as MSPVELILLGRTLMKLGEQALPAPESGPTGGERTVVIVMSDVYAHAGTTVVEVARRTGLPQSAVSGAVARLREVGSVIAEPDAADKRRQLLRRNPELTPRRQKVATAGIDDAIAAALGEHSPADLAEVLAALETLGKRLTPETIARLRP; from the coding sequence GTGAGCCCCGTCGAACTGATCCTGCTCGGCCGAACCCTGATGAAACTCGGCGAGCAGGCGCTGCCCGCCCCCGAAAGCGGCCCGACCGGCGGCGAACGCACCGTCGTCATCGTCATGAGCGACGTGTACGCCCATGCCGGCACCACCGTCGTGGAAGTCGCCCGGCGTACGGGCCTGCCGCAGAGCGCCGTCTCCGGCGCGGTGGCCCGGCTGCGCGAGGTCGGCTCGGTCATCGCGGAACCCGACGCGGCCGACAAACGGCGGCAACTGTTACGCCGCAACCCCGAACTGACACCTCGCCGTCAAAAGGTGGCCACGGCCGGCATCGACGACGCGATTGCCGCCGCCCTCGGCGAGCACTCCCCCGCCGACCTGGCCGAAGTGCTCGCCGCCCTCGAAACACTCGGGAAGCGCCTCACCCCCGAAACGATCGCCCGCCTCCGCCCGTAG
- a CDS encoding alpha/beta fold hydrolase: MTDTRNGYVTADGARIHYQVVGSGPTLFVSQSGEGDADRTVDLVGRLADRFTVVTYDRRGLSRSIPADPAVPVSLRRHADDAAAVLREVADGPVLMLGLSLGAAVGLHLLSAYPGIVQKLIAHEPIAVRFLDPAEERVAREKLAGVVAVHRESGWRAAAAQVAAVLGINPREQDTEPGITQFPFTDQRAANFEFFLRNDLDAALTDSLSLADVARGAPVIPAVGATSPSDGFDYLSALALAEHLDVAPVRFPGGHNGNLTHPRAFGEKVAELLK; the protein is encoded by the coding sequence ATGACTGACACGAGGAACGGTTACGTGACCGCCGACGGCGCTCGCATCCACTACCAGGTCGTCGGCTCCGGGCCGACGCTGTTCGTCTCGCAGAGCGGCGAGGGCGACGCCGACCGTACGGTCGACCTCGTCGGCCGACTGGCCGACCGGTTCACTGTGGTGACCTACGACCGGCGTGGGCTGTCGCGGAGCATCCCCGCCGACCCCGCTGTTCCGGTGTCGCTGCGACGGCATGCGGATGACGCGGCGGCGGTCCTCCGCGAGGTCGCCGATGGGCCGGTGCTCATGCTGGGACTCAGCCTCGGGGCCGCCGTTGGACTGCACCTGCTGTCGGCGTACCCGGGGATTGTGCAGAAACTGATCGCCCACGAGCCGATCGCAGTGCGCTTCCTGGACCCGGCCGAGGAGCGAGTGGCCCGCGAGAAGCTGGCGGGAGTGGTGGCCGTGCACCGCGAGAGCGGCTGGCGTGCGGCCGCCGCGCAGGTCGCGGCCGTGCTCGGGATCAACCCGCGCGAGCAGGACACCGAGCCCGGCATCACACAGTTCCCGTTCACCGATCAGCGGGCCGCGAACTTCGAGTTCTTTCTGCGCAACGACCTCGACGCGGCGCTGACCGACTCGCTGAGCCTGGCCGACGTGGCGCGCGGCGCGCCGGTGATTCCGGCGGTCGGGGCGACCAGCCCGAGCGACGGGTTCGACTACCTGTCGGCGCTGGCGCTCGCCGAACATCTCGACGTCGCCCCGGTACGCTTCCCCGGCGGTCACAACGGCAACCTGACCCATCCGCGCGCGTTCGGCGAGAAGGTCGCTGAGCTGCTGAAGTGA
- a CDS encoding TMEM165/GDT1 family protein, producing MEGFLVALAISFGVIFVAELGDKSQLMAMTFATRYRATTVLAGISIATAVVHLVSVAVGYGLGAALPTGWIGLAAGIAFLVFGAWTLRGDSLTEDEKAKAGRTGRSALWAVGGAFFLAELGDKTMLATITLATQHGWFGTWIGSTIGMVAADALAILVGRWLGKALPEKAIKYGAAVLFVIFGVWLLVDSIGQLT from the coding sequence GTGGAAGGTTTCCTGGTCGCGCTCGCGATCAGTTTCGGCGTGATCTTCGTCGCCGAGCTCGGCGACAAGTCACAGCTCATGGCCATGACGTTCGCGACCCGTTATCGCGCGACGACCGTGCTGGCCGGCATCAGCATCGCCACGGCGGTGGTGCACCTGGTCTCGGTCGCGGTCGGTTACGGACTCGGGGCGGCGTTGCCGACCGGGTGGATCGGCCTGGCGGCCGGCATCGCGTTCCTGGTCTTCGGCGCGTGGACGCTGCGCGGCGACAGCCTGACCGAGGACGAGAAGGCCAAGGCCGGACGCACCGGCCGATCGGCGTTGTGGGCCGTCGGCGGGGCGTTCTTCCTCGCCGAACTCGGCGACAAGACGATGCTGGCGACGATCACGCTAGCCACCCAGCACGGCTGGTTCGGCACCTGGATCGGCTCGACGATCGGCATGGTCGCCGCCGACGCGCTGGCGATCCTCGTCGGACGCTGGCTCGGCAAGGCGCTGCCGGAGAAGGCGATCAAGTACGGCGCGGCCGTCCTGTTCGTGATCTTCGGCGTCTGGTTGCTCGTCGACTCGATCGGCCAGCTCACCTGA